The window GCCGTGTTGGGGGTCGGCAGGCGGTGGATCTCGCGGAGCAGTTGGCTGGCGGGATCGACGGTGCGGGGCACGCCGGGGCCCTGCGGGCGGCTGCGGCGGTACATCTGCGCGACCGCGTCGGTCGGCACGCGCGGCCAGGTGGTCACCTCGCCGGTGAGCTTGTCGACGACGGTGGTGGGCAGGTCGCCGGGCATCGTGTTCGCCTCGCCGGGCATCGTGCTCGCCTCGACGGGCACGGTGGAGGTGATGACGTAGCCGAGGTCGAACTCGTCGATGTTGGGGTGGCAGTCGTGTCCCAGGCGTTGTGACTCGCGGCGGGCCCACACGGCGGCGAGTTGCTCGGCCTGCTGGCGATCGATCACGGCTTGAAAGTACCGGACCCCACGGATTCGTGGCGCCCGGTATGGTTCGCCCTACCGACGGTAACCGGGGGAGGGTGGCGTTGGCCGAGAGTGTGGACCGGGACGCCAATCGCGCGCTGCGGGCGCGGTTCGACGAGGTGTACGGGGACTACCAGCGACTGAGGTCCGGTCTGGACGAGCTGCAGGGCCGGCTCGCCGAACTACGGGTGACCGAGCGCTCCGAGGACGGTCAGGTGACTGCCACCGCCGGTGCCCGTGGCGAGCTGATCTCGGTCGAGCTGCACCCCTCCGTCTTCCACGACCGGGACGCGAAGGCGTTGAGCCGGAAGATCACCGCGACCGTCCACCTGGCCGGCGCTGCGGCGGTCGCCGCCACCCAGGAACTCGTGGCCGGCTACCTGCCCGCCGGCTCCGGGGCGACGGACTTCCTGCGTACGGGTGACTTCGGTTCGTTGCTGGGCCGGGCCGACGCCGTGCTGCGCCGGGGCGAGTGATGGACGGTCAGCTCTGGCTCGACCCGCAGCGCGCCCGACGCGGGGGCGTCGACCTCTCGCTCTCCGGCGAGGCCATCACGGCACGCCGCCGCCAGATGGGCGGCGCCATCGCGGCGGCGAGCGACCGGTCGCCGTGGGGCAAGGACGACATCGGGGCCGCGTTCGAGCAGAAGTACCGCGGCTTCGAGGAGCTGGTCCTGCGCGCGTGGGACGGCGTGGGCCGGCACCTGGAGGGCCTCGGCGCCGATGTGGTCCGGTCGGTGGACGCCAACCTGCGGACGGATGCGGCGAGTGCAGGGCGGCTCGGCCGCGTCGGCGACCGGCACCAGCAGCGCTGATCCGCTGAGGAGACCCGGATGAGTGTGTTGCCGAGCCCCATCCCGCACCCGCTGGACTACTCGCCCTGGCAGTTGCCCGGCTGGGTCTACGAGGCCCTCGACTGGGTGATCGGTGTCGAGTGGCCGGAGGGCAACGAGCGGGCAGTCTGGGAGTTGGCGGACCAGTGGTACGGGGTGGCCGCGGCGCTGGTCGGGCCGCGTGCCGACGCCGTTGCCGCCGCTGGTGAGGTGCGCAGCGGGTACGGCGGCGTCGGGGCGGTCGC is drawn from Micromonospora sp. NBC_01740 and contains these coding sequences:
- a CDS encoding YbaB/EbfC family nucleoid-associated protein produces the protein MALAESVDRDANRALRARFDEVYGDYQRLRSGLDELQGRLAELRVTERSEDGQVTATAGARGELISVELHPSVFHDRDAKALSRKITATVHLAGAAAVAATQELVAGYLPAGSGATDFLRTGDFGSLLGRADAVLRRGE